The Ornithodoros turicata isolate Travis chromosome 7, ASM3712646v1, whole genome shotgun sequence genome includes a region encoding these proteins:
- the LOC135400574 gene encoding uncharacterized protein LOC135400574 produces the protein MIFGILLGIVLFVVISVALLAFYVAFKRYCSDSKTSYGVVNHDSKVKHGRLYPALYKDSDEDAGGSGSTAPCIDEVDLPQDRPKVGEHDEGLGHDKHEEHKDDLNCTLVECEKEPDYVVPSSLAKPYVRDGGEHVPPANSSAWNHVQPGSSREGTSHYNEGFHSGVGPHNGYTDDIHPVDDGEV, from the coding sequence ATGATCTTTGGCATCCTCCTTGGCATTGTCCTGTTTGTGGTGATCAGCGTGGCCCTCCTCGCCTTCTACGTGGCCTTCAAGCGCTACTGCTCGGACAGCAAGACCTCATACGGTGTCGTGAACCACGACAGCAAGGTGAAGCACGGCCGACTCTACCCGGCGCTCTATAAGGACTCGGACGAGGACGCCGGCGGTTCCGGTTCTACGGCGCCGTGCATCGACGAAGTCGACCTCCCGCAGGACAGACCAAAGGTGGGGGAACACGACGAAGGTCTCGGCCACGATAAGCACGAGGAGCACAAGGATGACCTCAACTGTACCCTGGTCGAGTGCGAGAAAGAGCCAGACTACGTTGTGCCGTCATCGCTGGCTAAGCCGTACGTGAGAGATGGAGGTGAACACGTGCCCCCGGCTAATTCGAGTGCCTGGAATCATGTGCAGCCAGGAAGCTCCAGGGAAGGAACCAGCCATTACAATGAAGGGTTCCACAGTGGTGTGGGTCCTCACAATGGCTACACTGATGACATTCACCCTGTAGATGATGGTGAAGTGTGA
- the LOC135400538 gene encoding uncharacterized protein LOC135400538 gives MIELRIAAHIAVHSTFKTADHMTPVIKDCFADSALATNMSLCRTKCAALITKVLGPTFKEALLADMTGSKYSLIIDESTDVSSTKELAVVSRYFSYGRSKFCTSFLGLIPVYDASATGIFSSLKAFLDSCNISLEDCVGVGTDGASVMCGQNNSVFTHMKAENENMILVKCVCHSLQLACSEAVAVLPSQLDFLVRESFNWFSHSPKRQQTYHAIYAAINEGSAPHKLIGMSATRWLSIAGALRTILTQWLELKTFFNAAKAEERCYTARLLSDMYNDEVNLLFIKFVSPIVDEFERINKAFEAENPDPCRLHEDLLLFITSLMRRVVMPSFASPGSNWESHILHVRACAFGTTFRQALETANLDDDERTRVMERCRQFLVAAIKAVLKRVPSNIDLMENMKLLHCDAIATRRFGDIFEAFRKFIAPGDVSVMESEFLLLQANINELRRGSTCDFWINVACATNSAGEKKFPRLSHLALSLLTLPLSNASVERVFSQVALTKTDIRNRMSHNTLENTLHVKFALRKDGGCCKDFVPSDEFLRKFTSEIMYE, from the coding sequence ATGATCGAGCTGCGGATCGCTGCGCATATTGCCGTGCACAGCACATTCAAGACGGCGGACCACATGACCCCAGTCATCAAGGACTGCTTCGCTGACTCAGCCCTGGCCACAAATATGTCCCTGTGCCGCACGAAGTGTGCCGCACTCATCACAAAAGTACTTGGACCCACTTTCAAGGAAGCCCTTCTTGCGGATATGACAGGGTCCAAGTACTCTCTAATCATTGACGAAAGTACAGACGTGTCATCGACCAAAGAACTTGCCGTCGTTTCACGTTACTTTTCTTATGGGCGTAGCAAATTCTGCACGTCTTTCCTCGGGCTCATTCCTGTTTATGACGCCTCTGCAACAGGAATATTTTCTAGTTTAAAGGCGTTCCTAGACTCGTGTAATATTTCCTTGGAAGACTGTGTTGGTGTTGGCACAGATGGTGCGAGCGTGATGTGCGGGCAAAATAACAGTGTATTCACGCATATGAAGGCGGAAAACGAGAACATGATACTAGTTAAGTGTGTGTGCCACTCATTACAGCTAGCATGCAGCGAAGCTGTTGCAGTGCTGCCATCACAACTAGACTTTCTCGTGAGGGAATCCTTCAATTGGTTCTCCCATTCCCCAAAGAGGCAGCAGACATACCATGCCATCTATGCTGCCATTAATGAAGGCTCCGCGCCGCACAAACTCATTGGCATGAGCGCGACACGATGGCTAAGTATAGCAGGAGCACTACGTACTATATTGACGCAATGGCTTGAGTTGAAGACATTCTTTAATGCTGCGAAGGCAGAGGAGAGGTGCTACACTGCAAGACTGCTGTCTGACATGTACAATGATGAGGTCAACCTCTTGTTCATTAAATTCGTCAGCCCCATCGTTGACGAATTCGAGAGGATAAACAAAGCTTTCGAAGCAGAAAACCCGGACCCTTGTCGACTGCACGAGGACCTACTGTTGTTCATCACGAGCCTCATGCGCCGGGTTGTCATGCCATCCTTTGCATCCCCTGGCAGCAACTGGGAGTCTCACATTCTACACGTTAGAGCGTGCGCTTTTGGAACGACATTCCGACAAGCACTTGAAACCGCGAACCTCGACGATGACGAAAGGACGCGTGTGATGGAGCGCTGCCGCCAGTTCTTGGTTGCAGCTATCAAAGCTGTGCTGAAACGTGTTCCATCAAACATTGACTTAATGGAGAACATGAAGCTTTTGCATTGCGATGCAATAGCAACAAGGAGATTTGGCGACATCTTCGAAGCTTTCAGGAAGTTTATTGCCCCGGGTGATGTATCTGTGATGGAGTCCGAATTTCTTCTGCTACAAGCAAACATCAACGAACTGCGACGGGGCTCAACGTGTGACTTTTGGATTAATGTGGCTTGCGCTACAAACAGTGCAGGAGAGAAGAAATTTCCAAGGCTCTCCCATCTTGCCTTAAGTCTCTTGACATTGCCTCTTTCAAACGCGTCAGTAGAAAGAGTTTTTAGCCAGGTTGCGCTTACTAAGACGGACATCAGAAACAGAATGTCTCACAATACACTAGAAAACACACTCCATGTGAAGTTTGCCTTACGAAAAGACGGGGGCTGCTGCAAAGACTTTGTTCCTTCTGACGAATTTCTGCGTAAGTTTACCAGCGAAATAATGTACGAGTGA
- the LOC135400573 gene encoding katanin p60 ATPase-containing subunit A-like 1 translates to MNISITDICQNTRMGRECALLGNYESAIVYYQGVVQQIHRLLQTINTDPVRKDRWQQIQQQIAQEYEYVKDIQAVLSSFRSDGHIDQRIPTNPVGYDPDALDPEAWLAPRDPDVWPAPTPVEHKPGPSVRQVSRGRRAETSRASSNRSSGTVACKSSGATLKRSTETKTSTRKEEKAKKDAKREDSSKEEKTEPEEKRFDGSGYDSDLVEMLERDILQKNPGVRWDDIADLQEAKKLLEEAVVLPIWMPDFFKGIRRPWKGVLMVGPPGTGKTMLAKAVATECGTTFFNVSSSTLTSKYRGESEKLVRLLFEMARFYAPATIFIDEIDSLCSRRGSDSEHEASRRVKSELLIQMDGITNNDEPSKVVMVLAATNFPWDIDEALRRRLEKRIYIPLPNSSGREALLKINLRDVDVSPDLDVNTIAAQLDGYSGADITNVCRDASMMAMRRRISGLTPEEIRNLSKEELELPVSVDDFAEAVRKINKSVSKEDLEKYEKWMAEFGST, encoded by the exons ATGAATATCAGCATTACTGACATCTGCCAGAACACCCGGATGGGCCGGGAGTGTGCCCTGCTCGGTAACTACGAATCTGCGATTGTCTACTACCAGGGTGTCGTTCAACAAATCCACCGCTTGCTGCAAACAATCAATACGGATCCCGTTAGAAAGGACCGCTGGCAGCAG ATCCAACAGCAGATAGCACAGGAATATGAATATGTCAAAGACATCCAGGCTGTGCTTAGCAGCTTCCGCTCGGACGGCCACATCGACCAACGCATTCCTACAAACCCTGTCGGGTACGACCCAGATGCTCTGGACCCTGAAGCTTGGTTGGCGCCCAGGGACCCCGATGTATGGCCAGCACCTACGCCAGTGGAACACAA GCCCGGCCCCTCTGTGCGCCAAGTAAGCCGGGGGAGGCGCGCTGAGACATCACGGGCGTCTAGCAACCGGAGCAGCGGGACAGTGGCCTGCAAGTCGAGTGGAGCCACTCTAAAGCGTAGCACGGAGACGAAAACATCCACTCGCAAGGAAGAAAAGGCCAAGAAGGATGCCAAAAGAGAAGACTCCTCCAAGGAAGAGAAAACA GAACCAGAGGAGAAAAGATTCGATGGATCGGGCTACGACAGCGACCTGGTGGAGATGCTCGAGCGGGACATCCTACAAAAGAATCCAGGAGTGCGCTGGGATGACATTGCCGACTTACAAGAAGCCAAGAAATTGTTAGAAGAAGCAGTCGTGCTCCCTATCTGGATGCCAGACTTCTTCAAAGGCATACGAAGACCATGGAAG GGTGTGCTTATGGTTGGCCCACCTGGGACTGGCAAGACCATGCTGGCCAAAGCGGTAGCAACCGAGTGTGGCACGACTTTCTTCAACGTGTCGTCCTCCACGCTTACTTCCAAGTACAGGGGAGAAAGTGAGAAGCTTGTTCGACTCCTCTTTGAAATG GCTCGATTTTATGCCCCGGCAACCATCTTCATAGACGAAATTGACTCTCTGTGTTCACGTCGTGGCTCGGACTCTGAGCACGAAGCAAGCCGTCGCGTCAAGTCTGAGCTACTCATTCAGATGGATG GTATTACAAATAATGATGAGCCGAGCAAAGTGGTAATGGTCCTGGCTGCAACTAACTTCCCTTGGGACATTGACGAAGCTCTCAGGAGGCGTCTGGAGAAGCGTATCTACATACCACTTCCAAATA GTTCTGGACGTGAAGCGTTGTTGAAGATCAACCTACGAGACGTAGACGTATCCCCAGACTTGGACGTCAATACCATTGCTGCCCAACTGGATGGCTACTCTGGAGCTGACATAACAAATGTCTGCAG GGATGCCTCTATGATGGCCATGAGGAGGAGAATCAGCGGCCTCACTCCAGAAGAGATACGCAACCTCTCCAAGGAAGAACTGGAGCTTCCCGTTAGTGTCGATGACTTTGCAGAAGCCGTGCGAAAAATTAACAAGTCTGTGAGCAAAGAAGACCTGGAGAAATATGAGAAGTGGATGGCAGAGTTCGGCTCTACATGA